One Candidatus Neomarinimicrobiota bacterium genomic window, TTGTGGGTCCACTTGAGAGAGGATACGGAGTTACCATCGGTAACAGTTTACGTCGTGTTCTTCTGTCATCAATGCCCGGAGCTGCCATAACCAGTGTTCGCATGGAAAATGTGCTCCACGAGTTTGCCACCATTAAAGGTGTTAAAGAAGATGTAACAGATATTATTCTGAACCTTAAGGGCGTGCGTTTTAAATTGTTGGATTCTAATCCAGACAAAGTACAGATCACCCTCAAGGGACCCCATATCTTCACAGCAGCTGATATAAATAATGGTGAGGATCAATTTGAGATCCTGAACCCTGACCATCATATCGCTACTTTGAATGATGAAGCTGAACTTAATGTTGAATTAAGGATCCAGCGTGGTCGTGGGTACGTTCCTGCAGATCAGAATAAATTACCGGATTATCCCATCGGTACAATTTTTATTGATAGCATCTTTTCCCCTATTGTTAAGGCAACTTTTGAAGTTGAACAGCTTCAGGGAACAGAAGATGAAGATCTTGAGATGCTGGATCTAGCAGTAAAAACTGATGGTAGTATTGCTCCACAAGAAGCAGTAAACTATGCTGCCAAAATGCTCATAGATCATGTACGCATTTTCGTCACTGAAGATATCAAGTTGATCACTGAGCCAGAATCAGAGATCGACGAAGAAGTACTGCGTATTCGCAATGAGTTGAAACGTAGTATTGATGAACTTGAATTATCCGTTCGTTCCTATAATTGTCTCCAGGCTGCTGAGATCAAGAACATTTCTGATCTGGTCAGCAAGGAAGAACAAGAGATGCTCCGCTATAAGAACTTTGGGCGAAAATCTCTAACTGAGCTTAATGAAAAACTCGCTGAGCTTGGCTTGCATTTTGGAATGGAAATCGATAAATACATTTCTGAAGAATAGGCTGGTTTTATAGTATGCGACATAGAAAAGATGGTAGAAAACTAGGCCGGACGGCCAGCCACCGTAAGGCCATGTTGGCCAATATGGCGGCGAACCTGTTCCTGCATAAGCAGATTCGAACCACACATCCCAAGGCTCTTGAAGCTCGTCGGCTTGCTGAATCCTTGATCACGAAAGCAAAAAAGGGTGATCTCCACTCTCGCCGGCTCGTGTTGAAAGTGATTCCTCAAAAAGATGTAGTCAATATCCTGTTCGATGAGATCGCACCGCAGTACGCCGATCGAAATGGCGGCTACACTCGAATCATCAAATTGGGACAGCGTAAGAATGATGCTGCTCATGTTTCACTTCTTTCTTTAGTGGATTTTGATCCCTCAGGTGGGGCATCCAAAACTGCTGCAAAAGAAAAAGTGAAAAAGACACCCAAAAAAGAAGTGGTGGAAGAAACTTCTGTAGAGCCTGTTGAAGAAGCCGTTGTAGTAGAAACTGAAGCAAGTACTGCTGAGGTTGAAATGGCTGATTCTCCTGCTGAAGAACCAGAAGAGTCTGATCCCCAAACGGACAAATCCTGATCATTTAATTCTACTTTGAGAATTTGATGAATCTGAGATATCTAAAGGCAGGGATTATCCCTGCCTTTTTAATTCTGCTAAGTTTACCCCAGTTACTCCTGGCTGCACCAGTTCAGGGAATATGGGTGGTTCGCCATTCCATTACCTCGCCCCATAAAGTGAGAAAGCTGGTTGAATTTGCCAGTGCGAACGGTTATACCGACCTATTTATTCAGGTTAGAGGACGGGCAGATGCCTACTATGATAGTAAGATCGTACCACGCTCAACACTTTTACCCTCGGGAACGTATGATCCACTGAAGGATATCATACCTCGCGCACATGCCCAGAATATAAGGGTGCATGCCTGGGTCAATATGTATCTGTCCTGGTCTGCCCGAAAACTACCAGCAGATCCGAGCCACATCGTTAAGCGACATCCAGAATGGGTTGAAATAAACGGTCAGGGCAAGAGTGATTTGGAATTTATCGCTCAGAATGGCCGGAATGGTCGCGAAGGAGTCTATCTGTCACCACTGAATGATGAGGTGAATGGACATTTACTCCAGGTTATAAACGAGATCGTTCAAAACTATCAGGTAGATGGAATTCATTTGGATTACGTCCGTTTTCAGGATAGAGATTATGGCTATAACAGAGCCGGACGAAAAAAATTCCTCATGCAGTATAATGTGGATCCCATTACCCTGGGAAATGGAAAGGGATCATACTGGTATCGCCTTAATCCGGAAGACAAAGAAAAGTACTGGCTCTACTGGAATGAATTCCGTCGTTCTGAACTAACTCTTTTTATTGGTCGTATTCATAAAAGTATTCAGCATATTCGTCCTGAAGTTAAATTGTCGGCGGCCGTGAAGCCAAATCCAAATATTGCCAAAACGCGATTTTTTCAGGATTGGTCCACATGGCTTAAAAATGGAAGTATGGATTTTGTAGTTCCCATGAACTACGCCAAATCTGACAGAGATTTTAAACACAGTATGATAGCTATGAACAATACCGGAATCTCAAGCAGGCAAATATTTATGGGTATTGCTACCTATAATCAGAATAGCTTTACATCCAGCACCAAAATTGGACTTGCCAGAACGGCAGGCTTTAAGAATTTGGTCATCTTTTCCTATGACACTTATGAAAAAGATCCACGTTATTTTGATCAGATTCATCGTAGCTTGAGTAATTATTGAAAAGACGGAGATTAATCGTATTTAAAATGCTTCGAGAGCCTCAGCAAGACACGCTTTAGATTTGTTTCCCTGAGATCCTCGAAGGGTAACGCAAATTAATAT contains:
- a CDS encoding DNA-directed RNA polymerase subunit alpha; protein product: MPNFHIPTSFKIKDGGSADQQNFVVGPLERGYGVTIGNSLRRVLLSSMPGAAITSVRMENVLHEFATIKGVKEDVTDIILNLKGVRFKLLDSNPDKVQITLKGPHIFTAADINNGEDQFEILNPDHHIATLNDEAELNVELRIQRGRGYVPADQNKLPDYPIGTIFIDSIFSPIVKATFEVEQLQGTEDEDLEMLDLAVKTDGSIAPQEAVNYAAKMLIDHVRIFVTEDIKLITEPESEIDEEVLRIRNELKRSIDELELSVRSYNCLQAAEIKNISDLVSKEEQEMLRYKNFGRKSLTELNEKLAELGLHFGMEIDKYISEE
- the rplQ gene encoding 50S ribosomal protein L17; this encodes MRHRKDGRKLGRTASHRKAMLANMAANLFLHKQIRTTHPKALEARRLAESLITKAKKGDLHSRRLVLKVIPQKDVVNILFDEIAPQYADRNGGYTRIIKLGQRKNDAAHVSLLSLVDFDPSGGASKTAAKEKVKKTPKKEVVEETSVEPVEEAVVVETEASTAEVEMADSPAEEPEESDPQTDKS
- a CDS encoding family 10 glycosylhydrolase codes for the protein MNLRYLKAGIIPAFLILLSLPQLLLAAPVQGIWVVRHSITSPHKVRKLVEFASANGYTDLFIQVRGRADAYYDSKIVPRSTLLPSGTYDPLKDIIPRAHAQNIRVHAWVNMYLSWSARKLPADPSHIVKRHPEWVEINGQGKSDLEFIAQNGRNGREGVYLSPLNDEVNGHLLQVINEIVQNYQVDGIHLDYVRFQDRDYGYNRAGRKKFLMQYNVDPITLGNGKGSYWYRLNPEDKEKYWLYWNEFRRSELTLFIGRIHKSIQHIRPEVKLSAAVKPNPNIAKTRFFQDWSTWLKNGSMDFVVPMNYAKSDRDFKHSMIAMNNTGISSRQIFMGIATYNQNSFTSSTKIGLARTAGFKNLVIFSYDTYEKDPRYFDQIHRSLSNY